In the genome of Brachypodium distachyon strain Bd21 chromosome 3, Brachypodium_distachyon_v3.0, whole genome shotgun sequence, the window CCTTCCGCTATGAAGCTAGCCACAACAACCTGATAACACAGAACACATGGCAGAAATTCTAGGTCAGCACTTTCAAATATTCAAGCAGGCGGAAGCTAAAAAGGATGAAGACAGTGCTCAAATGAACAGAACCTGAACAGGTGTTGCAGCTGTTAGCTGCCCAGCTACACATCCACCAAGAACACGACCGTCAGATCCTGCAAGTGCAACACTCAATCCACCAGTCCTGCTACGAGTGTCGCCGTCCTCTGCAAGCAGGAAAGAGCCAGATAGAGAGATGATCTCGAAACGGCCCTGCACCATAATCATAAATCAGAATGTTAGCCAAGTAACATGGTCAGAAAGCATTCTGCTTGTAAGTAGTATTCTTACAAGAACACATCTCCGTTCGATTGATGTGTACATTCCAATTTGTAAGAACAATTTACAGCGGAGAAGTCAATACTCTTCCAATTTTAAGTATATCAAAAATCTAGGAGCATCAATCAACTATTCAGCCCGAACAAGATAATTATGTACCTCATAAGTCACTAGCCCACCGGATGTAGCCGGCTGCCGAAGTGTTACATTGCTTATTGCACCATTCGCTGAGAGAATGCAAACTGTGCGAGGTCCTTGCTGTGAGAAGGACATTATTTTTGAAGCAACATCCTGTCATAAAAACATGGCATTTAGTACTAAAAGCAAGATTCCAGCCACTGGCCCACATGAACAAGTGGGATGCTGGCTAATTTAAACATGAATTATGGATACAATTCTATAACAGATAGAAATTCCATAGAATTGGAGAAGTACACATAAGGTGACACCTCAAACGAAACGACGAACACAGACATCTACAGCTAGTAAAGAAAAGTCACAAACAGCTAGCAGCCTAGCACAGAGGAGTAATCAATATTCATTCACCAAATGCCATCTGGTGTGTATACACAAACCCAACAGtacttgaaattttgaatgAGGATCTGACACCAAACATAATTTCTTTCCAACACTGCCTACAGTATCCACTTAATTATGGGATAGGTGAGTTACCAGCCTACCACAAATAAATGAAGAGTGGACCTTTGCATGCATTGCGCCAGTTACGTACGCTTAACAACAAAACTATTGACAAATTACACACCTAATTAGTTCTTCTAGCACACCTAACTTGATCAAGAGTAGTTACACCTTATTACCTAAACCCTTTTACTATCAGTCAAAACATTGTCACTGAGCAAAGTGAACACGAAACTTTTGACGACGGCAGCAACCATGAATCAAAGCAAACTTGCTCATCAATCGTTTCAGTTAGTCACAATCTTGGATGGTCCAAGCACAACACTAGCAACAGACACAGGTGTCTCCACTTGCAGGTGGCCAGGCAAGCTTAGGCAGGAGTGTGGATGTGTAGTAGCAAAAAGGCCAGAACCCCATCTCCCATGGTTTTTTCAACTCCCACTTGAAGCTGACCGGTGGGGCCGGTCAACTGACAGCCTTGCTGGGAATCTGCCGGCCACCACACAGCACCACAGGTTGCCGGCTTCCACACCGGCAGATCCTCCTCCCATGTTCCTTTCCTACGGCAAGGAATTCCAACTACTCGCTAGCTAGCCGCCGCATGGAGACATAGATCCACCGCCATTAGTGCAAGTAGAAGTACCAGGTAAAGCAACAAGATGCATGCACGGATGCGGAGGGAGTAATCAAAGCAGGGGCAGAGAAAAAGCAAGATCTGTGGAGTTGGTTGCTACTacctcgccggccttgacgGAGAGGATGTGCGGAGTGAAGGAGATGCCCCAAGACCctgcaagaaaacaaaaatggcaGCCACCGCAAATCAGATTTGTGCAACAAGGAcgcggcgccggccatggcaaGTAACGTTGCTGGAAGTGAGGAGGCAGAGTGACATACCCAGTGCTTCGAACTGCTTCTTCTTGCCGGAGCCGGGGGGCCTGCCGCGGCGCTTGGCGTTGGGGTCGGACGGCGGGCTGCTGATGGAGAAGccgccgtgctgctgctgttgctgctggccAGGCTGCATAGGGGAGCCGCCCGAGGCGGAGGACAGGGGAGCGAGCGCGAGCGCCATGCTCCCGTCGGGCGCGTACTTGCGTGGCCGGCCCCGCTTCTTGCGCATCATGTCGCCCATGCCCATGCCGACGCCACCCTGGGGCCGCACCGGAGCCCCAGCCGCgtggggtggcggcgcggcgtaGAGCATGGGGCCCGGAGCGTGGTGGTGCTGGCCGGGCGCCGCCTTCCCGACCACCTGGTCAAAGGACAGCCTcatgccgccgctgcccggcATGGGCGCGGACGGGTTCGCCGAACCtggcgccggctgctgctgctgcagcggcggaggcggctggtGGTGGGCGAacggatgcggcggcggctggtgcGCGTGCGCGTTGGAGGTTGCCGGTGGCAGCGGCTGCGACtgggacgccggcgccgggaccggcgcggcggggacagcggcggtggtggcagcCGTGGTGAGCGGGGCGACGTCCTTGGCCTCCATTTCGGTCAGATCTATTCAACCCAGTAGCTCCTAAACTTGTGCTGCTCTCCTTCACAGTGGCAGAGCTCTCCTTGGTCCGGACTGAACAAAGCAAAGCAACTAATCAATCTGGTCAGTCTGAGTTTGACCGAGCTGCTTCTTCCTCACACTGCTGCAAAACCAAACACGGGGGCTCATGAGCAAAAGGAAGAGAGCGACATGGGAGGGATCGAGGAGCAAAGGAACAAACTCTGGATTATCACACGAAGCCGATCTTTAAAACCGGGAGCagacaaagaagaagagaacaaaAGGGCGGTGCGCGAGAGATTAGGTGGGAGTTAGGAGGGGCCGCGCGCGTGCACGCACCTACCTAGATCGCCAGGTCCATGCCACCACTCTCTCCTcgagcttcttcttcgtcttccctCCCTCCACACCAAACGCCACTCACACTCTGCTCAGCTCAGCTCACTGCCGAAGTCTGTCTGTCACTTTGCttgagagggagagggagcgggCGCAAAGCGAAGGAGAGAAGAATACTCCAGGGAGGAAATTACGGGGAACGGAAATTGGTAAAAGTAAAGGTAAtaaagaggagagagagagagaaaggggaTTTTGGTACGGGTACACACTTCCCTCACATGCATGCGCGCTGCATTTCGGGTAATAATAAAGGCGGGCGGGCGAGAGGAGGTTGGGGTTTCGTGAGCGAGAAATAGAAACGAGCCTCATTTACTGcgctcaaaacaaaaactccGCTTTCTTTCCCAACCAAAAGAAACCAACGAAAAATAGTAAAATACTCCTGCTCCTctagagagaaggagagactAGTCCACACTCCGCTCGAAATTCGAAAGGGACGACGAttgcttgctttgctttgcttgtttTTCTACGCAAGCGGGGGGGATTTTACGCTAGGAGGAGTATTTAATGGTGGTACCGGGTACTAGTGGTGGTCTTGATGACTAGTGCTACTAGTAGCGGtgcagtttttatttttattttaaaggGTGTCTTGTCTTTTTGGGCGTGCTTGGCGGGCAGGAATCAATCATCCCTCCCTGCCCATGGTCGTCATTActgcctttttctctttttccagctttttttttctcttccagCTTCGAGCTTTATCTCTCTCGCCTGCGCCATCTCGCCTCTTTTCCCGCTTCATTTTCCAGAAAATGAATTTTTGCTGTACGGGCCCCACAGGACAGTGAGATAgggccagagagagagagggggtgaGGTGGCCTGGTCGCCGGtcagaggagaagagaggcgAGAGGGGAGGGACACCGGGCCAGGATTCCAGGCCCATCACGTGATACCATCCGCATTCGGCCCCAAGAATTAAATACTTTTAAGCAAACAACGGCCTCCCTTCCCGAGGCCGCCACCTCCCTGTGGACCCAGCaattctcttttttcttttcttttgagaggTGGACCCAACAATGCTTCTGCCTTCGTTCCGGGCTCCACCGCTCCTCAATCACATGGGGGCCCATTTCCTTTTGGCGTCAGGGGAGCTCGACGGCGCCAGTGTCAGCTCTGCTCgcagggcggcggccgagacGATGAGATACGCCGATGCAGAGGCCGTCGGAATCGGATGGGAAACGGGATCTTCGCAGCCAAGGTTGGCGCTGGCGCGCGTCTCTCAGACAAGCGTTCAAAGGAAAGGATCAGCAAACTTCCCACGACGTCACCCGTGTGTTGGCCAGCCGCGTGTTCGTTGACCAGGCCGGAAAGTCAACGCTTTGGTGATCCGTTGGGAGCGACCGAACGGCGCATGCATACGACAAAGACCGCCTCTTGCCTACTCATCACACCAGCGGTACTGCTCAGTGCTGGACCGCGCCGGAGCAAATAATAGCGGCCGGGCTCGAGGGCACTCCCGGGAATCCACACGGGAATTGCTCGTTAAACTAGGGTTTTAGGGCGTTTTGGTAATTCCTCGCACGAATCACCTCATTCTGTACCTGCACTAGGGGGGGACTAGTAGACCGTTGTGCCGTGTGATGAACTCTAGCTGACCGCTGGATCCGATCCAGTCAACTCACAAGCAGATCGGTGGTGTACAAGTTTACACAGAGTCTCCGAATTGAccttaatttttcttttcacgaAAACCAGTACTAGCATAGTGGTATTCATTGATCCATAGTTAATTTCtcaatttcttttcctttAGTTTTTCATAGAAAAATTCTCACCCTCTAGAACAATCGAATCCTTAAAGATATATGGTCTCGGTTTTTGCAGTTTTGAGCCCTCGTATTCCAAGCGGGGCCTCAAACAATCAGCTGGCGGGTCTGCCATTTGTGTTTAATCCTGTTTTCTTATCCTAGAAACTAGAGATTTTACTATTTATCCATTTTTTTGGGAAATTCTTAGTCCTGGTCGTAAGGCAAAAATAACTTGTCCGCCTTTGCAACTCTAGTTCGAAAGCTCAAAATACAACTGCACCGAGCAGTATGTTCCGCTGGTGGTGGTTAGTCCCGGATTTAACGTGGACCGTTCATTCGTATCGATCCAGGGGTAAGTAATATCTGGCACTCCATTATTAACTTTAGAGAGTACGTAATCAAAAACTCCGTTATTAACTTTGGGGAGTACCTAGTAGAAAACCGCTAGAGTACCTCAATTTGGAGGGCAAAATCGGAAAACGTGTGGGTAGTTTGGTCTTTCCCGTGCGAAACTGGATCTTAGTTTGCGACTAAGAAAAAAGTCACAATTTGTTTTAAACACATGACGAGGCTGCCGCGTCGGAGGTGCCGACGAGAGGACCGGCAGAGCAGACGAAGCTGCCGCTCAGTTGGGCCGCTACGCCGGCAGAATGGACGGGGCAGCCGCACCGAATGAGGGCATGCGGAGCGGACGAAACTGCCGCTCAATTCAGACGCCAAAGCGACTGGAGGGGCGCTACCGAAAGAGAAATGGCTCCGCCAGCTGATGATgaaggccggaggagaagCCACAATCTGAGCAGGGCCCGCTGCTTGATTGGGCCATCGCGTCGGCGGGTTGGACAGAAAGCGTAGCACGACGACCACTGGGAGACGACGATGTGGCGGTTGGCCGGAGACAAGTTGAGCACAACAACATACAAAGGTGCCCATGGAGCTAGATTGTTGCAGGGCCGGCCCAAATCAAATCGATCGGGCCCTTTTTTCTGCATTACTAACAACAGATCGAGAGGTTAAATGCCCAATTGGCCCTTCACCATGGACGGCCAGATCTATCTGGTGCTCCcgtatttgttgttgttttcatgTGTGGGTGTCACAAGGCGTCCATACAGTTCGGTTCCAGTCATTACTATTTCGTTTTGGAGAAGGATGGAAaagacaaaaggaaaaatctgGCACGTTTTGTTATACGATGATTTTCCTTTACTTATTTACTCAAATACAAAGATAAAGTAGGTGAAACATATCGAAAAAATCTAACTTACACAGATACAAAGATCTCCAATAAAAGTAAGATTCCATCTCAAGATCCTTGGAAGCCACCATTTTTTGTGTATATGGGTCATCGGATAGTAAGATTCCATCACAGGATCGCCAATGGGAGTAAGATTTCAGCAAAGACTCAATCCTTGTATTCGGCGCAAGACTACAAAATATCAGGCAAATACATGATGAGCTAACCTTGTAAGATTTAAAGGTTGCATCAGTCGTCTGCTTAAAAGAAGCGGAAAACTAATGCCCAGGACACGATCATCGAAAAGCATGACGTGAGACTGCTGCTACATCAAATACAGAAGGAAATTTTGAAGAGCTCCATAGAATAGGCTGAGGATGGAGCCTGGATACTATTTATCCTTGCGACGCTTCCTCACTAGGGATGAAACCAGAGTGCATACGAAAGTAGATAGTCTAAACTTTATTTGCTATCATATTATAATGATTTTACATTGTTTCGCGGATACCTGACGCGTGGCTATAGAATGCGGCATggtatcaattttttttagaaacacaatACAAACGCAACGCAGTCGCTCACAACATGTACGTACACTCACCTCTATGAACGGACACACGGACACCCTACCTATGAGTACCTTCGAAAAACTGAGCCGGCAGATCTCAAGAGATTGACGATGGTATAAAAAACATCAACATAAATATTCATGTTTTGGAGATGGAAGGCTCTGGgtttcatttgtttgtttttccgGCACGGGCTCTGGGCTTCCTTGGTAACAAACGCGAGGTGGGAAATGCTGAAATGCCGCGTCTTTCCCCCATAAGGCCGGCCATGCCTGCCTATGGCCTGTAGGCCCATTCGCCCAAGAGAGATTGCACTGGGCTCCAATTCGGCTCGAGatttttttcacaaagaaaacagaaactcCCCGAGGGGCTGCACGGTGGTCCCCACGGGACAGACATCCTTCTctgagaaggaaaaaaagaaaagaaaaacgcgTCCTATGATCCTATCGTTCTCCTTCATCGGCCTGGCCGCAGGAGACCCACGTCCTCCTCCTGCGCTCCTGGACCACCCTAATCCTCTCCATTCTCCTTCCTGCCCCGAACACGCGAAGGAACTCTTCTCCGTGTCCTCTTCCAATGGCGctcgcctccaccaccgcctcccgcctcatcagccgccgcctcccgcctccttctcctccccccgccgccgcaccctaCGCCGCCGCGCTGCGAGGAGGAGCCTGCTGGGCAAGGCCGCGCGGGTACCTGTCGGTGCGCTGGGAGGCCAGGCCAAAGGCTCTCATGGGGGGGTTgtccgacgccgacgacgatgacgaggaggtGGACGGCCGTGGCGTGCTGAGCGGGGCCCCGTCGCTGCAGCAGGACGTCTTCGAACTCGCCgtcgcttcctcctccgggcCCGAGCGCTGGGACGTgctcggcctcggccaggccaTGGTGCGCATGCCTCCTTATCTCTTCTTCGCCTTCTGAATACTCATGTTCAGAACCAACTGTGAAACTGAAAAATTCAACAGTAGAAAACGTGGGAGGTATTGATTGGTCTAGAATTCCTCAAAGGCAAGCATTTCAAGCCTTTGTGGctttccttgtttttttttttgctggtaGTGTTAATGGTTCAACTTTGTGCAATGGCTGACGATTATTAGTTACCTGTATATATGTCACGACACTCTACTTCTACTACGAGTCTACAACGGCTACTTGTTTCTTGTCTACTTCTACTACGAGTCTACAAAAGGTTCACAACTCTAGTTCGGTCGTGGCACCTCTACTTTTAGAGATTGGAGAGCTAGCTCCCTGTTTTACTTCTTTTGTAGCCAATCATTATTCATTCGGTCCATCTGTGTGCGAAGCATGCTTGCACATTGACGGTAACGAGTAGTTGGCTGGACTCTGCTCCAAGCTTATTGGCAAGCAGCCTGATGGCTGATTGTATTTGTACCTGGagctcttttgttgaataaaGCTCTATGAATTCCACGAAAAAAATGTTACAAAATATGGGGGAGCTGAAAGGTGATTTTCTGGTGCCACATTGCGAGAAACTAGTACTTGGGAAAAGAAAACTGACTGCTTCCACGCAGCAAAAAAGTTGTCAACAATAGCTATTAAATGGCGAAGACAAGCTGTTGCTAGGATTCATCTGGTGTTGCATTGTCATTGATTGATGATTACTTGCTTCTTGTGTGTATGCTTAAATATGTCTTGTTCAGCCTATGTGTTGTCGGGGACAAATATATACAACTGACAATCGATGCACAGAAGTTCTGTTTGTATAAGCTGATGGGATCCTTGCTAAACTATTAATTGGTTGGTGCACAAATAGGTTGACTTCTCTGGCATGGTGGATGATGAATTCCTCGAGAGATTGGGCATAGAGAAGGGTACGAGGACACTTGTGAACCATGAGGAGAGAGGACGGGTCTTGCGTGCCATGGATGGTTGCACCTACAAGGCTGCCGCGGGAGGCTCACTGTCTAACTCACTTGTGGCTCTCTCTAGGCTTGGTAGTAGTCAGATCACTAGTTACCCGGAGCTTAGAATTGCAATGGCTGGCAGTGTGGGCAGCGATCCGCTTGGTAGTTTCTACAGGTAAATTCACTAAGTTGATGATATCTTCATTTCACTGATCCTGCTGCTTTAGAGCATTGGCTGACATCAAATTGTTGTTTGGATTGTGCTATTAGGCAAAAACTGCAGCGTGCTAATGTGCAATTCTTGTCCAAGCCAGTCAAGGATGGGACTACCGGGACTGTGATTGTTCTAACAACTCCAGATGCGCAGCGTACTATGCTTGCATACCAGGTCAGATCCTTCACTAATGGCTCTTTTGTTTCTACAATGATTGGCCAGTACTTCAGCTATTGCTTTATCCCTAACCTAATTATCACTCTCTCTACTTTTTAGATGCTTTAGGGTTGTGGTGAATTGTTAATTCCTTCCTGGAAATGTAGCAATTCACTATTTGGGTTCTTAAGAGGGCATCCAAATTATTGACAAAGTTTTATTTGAAATAAGGATGGTCAATATTGAGAACATACGTCTTATATAAAGTTTGCTTGCCATGTTATTACAATTGGcaaagtatccggtgaaattCGGCAAACTCGCAAAGTGGGTCGTCCGATCGATAATGGACGGCATAGATCAAAGATGGGATTTCTGAACAGCCACTTAACTCTATGACGTGGGTAAAAGAAAGGGGTTATTGCAAAGTAGAGTTAAGTGGCTGTTAAGAAAACCCACCTTTGATGTATACCGTCCATTGTCGACCCACCGGCCCACGTTGAGAGATCGCaggttttcactggatacgTCGCCATTATAATTTGGCTGCACTATTTTGTTAGCCAATCAATTAGAAATTCTCCTGGCACTactttattattattttctaacTGTAACTTGTGTTGCAGGGTACCTCTTCAACTTTGGCTTATGATTCAGACTTGGCTGATACAGTATCCAAGTCAAATATACTAGTTGTGGAAGGCTACCTATTTGAGTTTGCTCACACGATTGAAGCCATCAAGCAGGCTTGTGAAGATGCTAAGAAGAATGGTGCACTTATTGCTGTTTCGGCATCAGATGTGTCATGCATAAAGCGCTGCCACAGTGATTTTTGGTGAGTAGCCTCCTTGTGAAGGATCTCCTGTTAGTGTCACATCTTGCAATTATCTCGTCCCAGTTGCGAACAATCCAGTCTCATAAGTCATCTTCCATTTCATTTCAAGTAACAAGAGGGCTATGGGTTATTCACTAGAAAAAAGAAGGTTCTTTTTACTTGCTTTCAATGGTGGTGCTGGTGCAAGTCCACTATAAAAAATGTTAAGAATCTCGCACCACATAAATACGCAACTTGATAAAAGGCATCTAGTTCTGTCTTGATCACATTGCTGAGTTACCAACTGAACTGTATAGCGATTTGTTATCTTGACTGTTCTTTTACTTCATACTTTCTATATTACGAGAGCATAACACTATGTAGCTCCCAACACTACTGATTCTGATCCAAAACATTTACAGGGATATCGTAGGAAACTATGCAGACATATTATTCGCCAATGCCAACGAAGCAAGGGCTTTCTGCGAGCTAACCTCGGAAGAGAGCACCATGTCAGCAGCGAGATACTTAAGCCATTCCATTCCTCTGGTATCCGTTACAGATGGTAATCACGGCTCCTACATTGGGGTGAAAGGTGAAGCAATATACATCCCACCACCGTCGTGTATACCTGTTGATACCTGTGGAGCTGGTGATGCATATGCTTCAGGGATTCTGTACGGTATTGTACGAGGAGCGTCCGACTTGAAGGGCATTGGCCTCCTGGCTGCACGTGTAGCTGCTGTTGTAGTTGGGCAGCAAGGCACGCGCCTACGAGTTAAGGATGCCGACAGATTGGCTGAGTTGTTTGAGTCCCACCTTGATAACTTGGAGGTTTGTTCAGATGCTGAAACAGATCAGGTTTCAAACttctgattatttttcttcctcAAGTCCAAGTCCTCAGCTAGCAGCAGCGGCGATGGAGATTTTTGAGGGCCAAAGTGGGTCATTGCGCCCTTCTCAAGAAGATTTCTGAAGCAAGTACTTGGTTTTGTCACCCAGGTTCTATCTATGCTGAAGTAGCCCCTCCTTTCAAAGCATAGCAAGTAAATTTCATCAGATTGCCCCTTCAAGCTCTGCCATCGCGAGTCCTAGGCATATTCATTTGTATATAGCATCTCATTCCTTTAGGCCTAGGCCTTTTGTTACTTTTACCAGAAGGATTTCAAAGAAACAGATCATCATAGGGAAGAAAGTGATGCAAACCCTTACCATATGTTTGGCCGAGATGCAAACTCTAATAAGGGGAAATACCATCTTGCTCTGGAATGTGAATAAACTCTTTCGGCAAGACCTGTGGTCCATTGAATTCGCACTCAGGGGATATGCTATCAAATTGTAATGTGATCATCCGACTTTGTTGGATGGTATTCGATGTGGTTGGGTGAAACATCGACATCATCTTGGAAAGGTGACGCTGATAGAATATCTTAGAGCACTAGTCAGAACTAGTACTATTCTACCCAAAGCAGGCAGACCCAGTGATCCCCAGATTCATTTCTTTCTGTTATATATATAGCTGTTCTGCGTGATGTGATTCAACTTTGTTTCTAGCTCGTTATTTTTCTCCAACAGGATGCTGCGTGCAGCGTACGTATGATTTTTGCCTGCGACGACATGATATGAACTTTGTTTCCGTGCGCCGATGCCACCTGATCCATGAAACGATCTTTCGCTACGGCCACGTGTGGAGCTCACACGCCAACTGTGTCAAAGAACTCACGTattggattttgttttttaccCGCGAGAGCTAGGAATCCCGGCAATTTATCGGACAAGATTTCTTATCATAAAAAACCCGCGAGAGCTAGGAATCCCGGCTATTTATCGGACAAGATTTCTTATCATAATTTAAttacattttttcttttattaaaGATGATTCTGTAGCTGTACTTATGTGATTCCGCAAATGCAATCACAGTGAGCGATCTCTTCTATTCGGTGGTCTTTCATCCTGCCTTaagttcaaaattttcaaataaaTATGAGATTTTAATGTCCGATATACCTATTTTATGAGGACCAGAACCTTCATACGAGCTTGAAAtttatactccatccgatccataacaagtgtctcagattttgtacaaacttagtacaaagttgtttTAAATGTGAGACActttactctctccgtccgaaaataagtgacttgaatttgtataaaattATATACTAAGTTCAAATCATCCACAACGAAAAAATTGAACAAGACTGcacttttctatttttcaACGTCAAAAACTGAAAACGTTAATTCGGATGGGAAATATTGCATAATACACCGAAAATACACTCGTTATACAGAGCTTATGAACGGCGTTACATGAGGTCATGAGCTTTGACGTTAGCCAAAACATAGCGTAAATGTGCTATATTTGACAtgatatacggagtacatacTTTACTACGCCGAGTATGACCTGTATTGGAAATAAACCCAAATTTGCGAGAAAATCAGGGCTCGTGAATCAGGATTGAAGTGGCATAAATTTCCTAGATAAAAGTCCAATTCTCCTTGGATTCATGACGCCGCCTATGTGAATTCCCAACCTGCCCACACAAGGCGTCATAAAACACAAGCGACATCCAAAGTCAAAAACGACCATTTTTTTTGGGTCCGGTTTGGTTGGGGTTAAAACTGCTTTCTGAATTTTGACTTATAAAACACAAAAGCACCAAATTATGTGCTTTCGGGTTTGGCTTTAGACAtttgacttgatattgttagatgaCAGTATAAACAAAAATCAAAGTCAAAGCAGCTATTTAGGTGCTGACTTAtaagacaaaaataaaaaaacagttttaacccaaccaaacacacagTTCCGGAAAACCCCACGCATCTCTGCTCGGTCCCTCTCGTGCGTCTATGACTCAACCGCTGGGTCAGGGCTCCGGCTCAGAATCCAACGACACGAAACAAACACaccgctcgctcgctcgcttccttcctcctctctccaaCCTCCGTATCCCCCCTACCTTCCCCTACCACCGCCCCGCCTCCTACCCCGAAGAAGCGGCGGCGATCGACGATGGTGGTGGCCACGGAGGAAATGGCGGTCTACTGCTTCGACACCCTCGTCGCCTACTACGA includes:
- the LOC100833716 gene encoding AT-hook motif nuclear-localized protein 10 → MEAKDVAPLTTAATTAAVPAAPVPAPASQSQPLPPATSNAHAHQPPPHPFAHHQPPPPLQQQQPAPGSANPSAPMPGSGGMRLSFDQVVGKAAPGQHHHAPGPMLYAAPPPHAAGAPVRPQGGVGMGMGDMMRKKRGRPRKYAPDGSMALALAPLSSASGGSPMQPGQQQQQQHGGFSISSPPSDPNAKRRGRPPGSGKKKQFEALGSWGISFTPHILSVKAGEDVASKIMSFSQQGPRTVCILSANGAISNVTLRQPATSGGLVTYEGRFEIISLSGSFLLAEDGDTRSRTGGLSVALAGSDGRVLGGCVAGQLTAATPVQVVVASFIAEGKKSKLAEARKVEPMSAPPQMANYVPAPVASPPSEGTSSASSDDSGSPINHGGMPYNHSGQHQHPQQQQQHMPPAYASGGWSHSAHHQNNNRHDGDVKMMSN
- the LOC100834029 gene encoding uncharacterized protein LOC100834029, translating into MALASTTASRLISRRLPPPSPPPAAAPYAAALRGGACWARPRGYLSVRWEARPKALMGGLSDADDDDEEVDGRGVLSGAPSLQQDVFELAVASSSGPERWDVLGLGQAMVDFSGMVDDEFLERLGIEKGTRTLVNHEERGRVLRAMDGCTYKAAAGGSLSNSLVALSRLGSSQITSYPELRIAMAGSVGSDPLGSFYRQKLQRANVQFLSKPVKDGTTGTVIVLTTPDAQRTMLAYQGTSSTLAYDSDLADTVSKSNILVVEGYLFEFAHTIEAIKQACEDAKKNGALIAVSASDVSCIKRCHSDFWDIVGNYADILFANANEARAFCELTSEESTMSAARYLSHSIPLVSVTDGNHGSYIGVKGEAIYIPPPSCIPVDTCGAGDAYASGILYGIVRGASDLKGIGLLAARVAAVVVGQQGTRLRVKDADRLAELFESHLDNLEVCSDAETDQVSNF